One part of the Bernardetia sp. genome encodes these proteins:
- a CDS encoding tetratricopeptide repeat protein — translation MKSTRLPFQELLPKSQKLLSVLAILPNENILSSFLELHFSFDEGEKNIDLLSPILGEESGEDYIKSMLMSIGNPSEEYVDSHIEKVRLEKGKKALAEPIKTLLSQNWIEKTEENDITYYFLPQENRTQLLKTQQEQIWKHTYSFLQSWEYKMQSATLLDKNYEVYSDYTKYFLQLSETENPFLEVENGIIQDLIAKICKKIALYGFDNEYLDDAFFFIEKAAFLQKKLTEKFPQNTEYESELGTMYEKWGDMLYKLGHTKTAFSFYNLKVGIAEKLVKLFPNDDDLLFDLASLYGGIGKLEFEREHYHQALEWYELQADFIKEREELMEDVDYLHLLQEATNYLAEIKDFRDYHIMALESRIENCDYLEKLAYEFSEVLTAEQEINYADNLAKNFQKIGDLYYTKKQIPLAIDYFQYQIDTYKHLIDDAEHQEDKDYFQNAMSIGKVKLARCYIKTEQNERALEILKEAEHLFLDIQSPSSDEEDRQIIEKSLKVVRDLMKKITMLFILCNFIQLFS, via the coding sequence ATGAAATCTACACGACTTCCTTTTCAAGAATTATTACCAAAAAGTCAAAAATTACTTTCTGTATTGGCTATTTTACCCAATGAAAATATTTTGAGTTCATTTTTAGAACTACATTTTTCTTTTGATGAAGGTGAAAAAAACATCGACCTTTTAAGTCCAATTTTAGGAGAAGAAAGTGGTGAAGACTATATCAAATCTATGCTGATGTCCATTGGCAACCCAAGTGAGGAATATGTTGATTCACACATTGAAAAAGTCAGATTAGAAAAAGGAAAAAAAGCACTAGCAGAACCAATAAAAACACTTCTTTCTCAAAACTGGATAGAAAAAACAGAAGAAAATGATATTACATATTATTTTCTACCCCAAGAAAATAGAACACAGCTTTTAAAAACTCAACAAGAACAGATTTGGAAACATACATATTCTTTTTTGCAAAGTTGGGAATACAAAATGCAGTCTGCTACACTTTTGGATAAAAATTATGAGGTATATTCAGACTATACTAAATATTTTTTACAGCTAAGTGAAACAGAAAATCCTTTTTTAGAGGTAGAAAATGGAATTATTCAAGACTTAATCGCTAAAATTTGTAAAAAAATAGCTCTTTATGGTTTTGATAATGAATATCTTGATGATGCGTTTTTCTTTATTGAAAAAGCTGCATTCCTTCAAAAAAAACTCACAGAAAAATTCCCCCAAAATACAGAGTATGAAAGTGAATTAGGAACAATGTATGAGAAATGGGGCGATATGCTCTATAAACTAGGACATACCAAAACAGCTTTTAGCTTTTATAACTTGAAAGTAGGCATAGCAGAAAAATTAGTCAAGTTATTTCCCAATGATGATGATTTGCTTTTTGATTTGGCGAGTTTGTATGGAGGAATAGGCAAGTTAGAATTTGAAAGAGAACATTATCATCAAGCTCTTGAATGGTATGAGTTGCAAGCCGATTTTATAAAAGAAAGAGAAGAATTGATGGAAGATGTAGATTACCTTCATTTATTACAAGAAGCCACAAATTACCTAGCAGAAATAAAAGATTTTCGTGATTATCATATTATGGCATTGGAAAGTAGAATAGAAAACTGTGATTATTTAGAAAAACTAGCCTACGAATTTTCAGAAGTTTTGACAGCAGAACAAGAAATAAATTATGCAGATAATTTGGCTAAAAATTTTCAGAAAATAGGCGATTTATATTATACAAAAAAACAGATTCCTCTTGCCATAGATTATTTTCAGTATCAGATAGACACCTACAAACACCTCATAGACGACGCAGAACATCAAGAGGATAAAGATTACTTTCAGAATGCTATGAGTATAGGCAAAGTAAAATTAGCAAGATGTTATATCAAAACAGAGCAAAACGAGAGAGCATTAGAAATATTAAAAGAAGCTGAACACCTTTTCTTGGACATACAAAGCCCCTCTTCTGATGAGGAAGACAGGCAAATAATTGA
- a CDS encoding STM3941 family protein, with translation MEEIKLYKSPRQGFFLFLVGFIFFVIGVVMISDNNSFEGWMCTIFFGLCALFGLYVILDKKPQVIINETGIWQRTAFWKKHNLDNIIEWSSIKEVYTRSVNSNEFLCLVLTEKIEKKPSLLQKFNKNMGFQDININLGLIRVDEHKLAEFVNQMLYANEEQKKYLLQNFIIPKPKGFLSKIKLW, from the coding sequence ATGGAAGAAATTAAATTATATAAATCACCACGACAAGGATTTTTTCTATTTCTAGTAGGATTTATTTTCTTTGTTATTGGTGTAGTGATGATTTCAGATAATAACTCTTTTGAAGGTTGGATGTGTACAATTTTTTTTGGATTATGTGCTTTATTTGGCTTGTATGTAATTTTAGATAAGAAGCCTCAAGTTATAATTAATGAGACAGGAATATGGCAAAGAACTGCATTTTGGAAAAAACATAACCTTGATAATATTATTGAATGGAGTTCTATAAAAGAAGTATATACTCGTTCTGTGAATAGTAATGAGTTTCTCTGTCTCGTTCTGACAGAAAAAATAGAAAAAAAGCCAAGTTTGCTGCAAAAATTCAATAAAAATATGGGCTTTCAAGACATAAATATCAACTTAGGACTCATCAGAGTTGATGAACACAAATTAGCTGAATTTGTCAATCAAATGCTCTATGCCAACGAAGAACAGAAAAAATATCTCCTTCAAAACTTCATTATTCCAAAACCTAAAGGTTTTTTGTCAAAAATCAAACTCTGGTAG
- the cutA gene encoding divalent-cation tolerance protein CutA, with the protein MSKLYIFYIPCKDEAETSYLSKLLLDAKLIACTNSMPIKSCYFWQGEIQNDDEQVLIAKTLPQKSKEVMKFVEKHHSYDTPCVASWEIEVNQKYFEWVESQM; encoded by the coding sequence ATGTCAAAATTATATATTTTCTATATTCCTTGTAAAGATGAAGCTGAAACCTCATATCTTTCAAAGCTACTCTTAGATGCAAAACTCATTGCTTGTACTAATTCAATGCCTATCAAAAGCTGTTATTTTTGGCAAGGAGAAATTCAAAACGATGATGAGCAGGTTCTGATAGCCAAAACGCTACCACAGAAATCAAAAGAAGTTATGAAGTTTGTAGAAAAACATCATTCTTATGATACGCCTTGTGTTGCCTCTTGGGAAATTGAAGTAAATCAAAAGTATTTTGAATGGGTAGAAAGTCAAATGTAG
- a CDS encoding WG repeat-containing protein, with protein sequence MKIYLTRFRFGNSLFVALVCSLFFLSAKSYSQDLVPFYQSSEDGAIQKYGYKDKKTGMILIPAHYSQALDFEQVKDAQNKPINIAKVKRNGRWGYITEDDYPFIPIIYQELGNFREGRAVARLEGRAGFVDIQNVSVVPFEYSYAYPFKNGMARVQKNNRIGFVNLEGKLVIDLIYEDAYNFSEELAYVRKDGKYGFIDKTGKEIIPFEYENAKDFEKGTALVQKNGLWGKIDKEGKPVVEIIYKDIPFFYEGLAEVRTAENDGKWGYINENGETVVDFIYDEAKYFSEGLGAVRKGNDWSFIDKTGKEVFKSPYPIYEPFVDGLSKVYQDDLFGMIDRNGKLVVPIIYQEIESFENGIAQVKKDNHWGIINKKGEIITPLEYDEINRITNQLAWVRKLNKYGFMGESGKVIVPTQYDEVDIFYKNNLILVRKNKYWGAISPMGKVLQEPIYEKIEQLSNDYLKVHLNGKVGLMNSDGKITVPVTYNEIGQFFRGKAIARINGNFGIIRREGKPLSKFKWNYIYPYSDGFALAKYHDGTYTYLNEKGKNLKQKFEDAKPFSSRFAAVKENGKWGFIDTKGKWLIEPNYKMVESFQNGLALALENTADESKKTKYGYLAADGSWVIAPSFEEAYSFSEGFAAVKKDGKWGYISISGNPFIEFNYANALPFLDEQGWVKYGDDWQAIDKFGNRYLQVASASDIFIDIDEIPFMWTEDETNGKMGLHVDNENVMPFAYDRISSTVGRNRIFLERNGKWNYLNAKNQIVQYNFDDVDYMLMANNAIMKKVKKEGKYGFFNTKTEKIEIPIEYDNAESFFYIYPTSSGFGEDVEPLAGYAKVERNGKWGIIDMEGEMLIPIVYDQIDNFSEGYAKVILNGKHGYVSTDAKVILPIEFEHAGDFKNGKAEVKKNGKWGMINHKGEEIVPIKYEQIRFTNNDNIIIIAEKTDDRLEYGFIDLRTNGEQKINTNRYSSVSSVFISGLLEVAANGKKGFVNQDGEEVISTEYDDVGTTEEEPIAVRKGEKWGYVNRAGKIVIPFVYDYAEGFGTTGQALVEKDGERYYINKSGRREAQKNELDFFDESDTDW encoded by the coding sequence ATGAAGATTTATCTTACTCGTTTCCGTTTTGGCAATTCGCTTTTTGTGGCTTTGGTGTGTAGTCTATTTTTTTTATCTGCAAAATCGTATAGTCAAGACTTAGTTCCATTTTATCAAAGCAGCGAAGATGGTGCTATACAAAAATATGGTTACAAAGATAAAAAAACAGGAATGATTTTGATTCCTGCACACTACTCACAAGCACTGGACTTTGAGCAAGTAAAAGATGCTCAAAACAAACCTATCAATATTGCTAAAGTAAAAAGAAACGGACGCTGGGGATACATTACGGAAGACGACTATCCATTCATTCCCATCATTTATCAAGAACTTGGTAATTTTAGAGAAGGTAGAGCCGTAGCACGCCTAGAAGGTAGAGCTGGCTTTGTGGATATTCAAAATGTTTCTGTTGTTCCATTTGAATATTCTTATGCCTATCCTTTCAAAAATGGAATGGCTAGAGTCCAAAAAAACAATCGTATTGGCTTTGTAAATTTAGAGGGAAAATTAGTGATTGATTTAATCTACGAAGATGCTTACAATTTTTCAGAAGAACTGGCTTACGTTCGCAAAGATGGAAAATATGGTTTCATAGACAAAACAGGAAAGGAAATTATACCTTTTGAATATGAAAATGCTAAAGACTTTGAAAAAGGAACAGCATTAGTTCAAAAAAACGGATTATGGGGCAAAATAGATAAAGAAGGCAAACCCGTAGTAGAAATTATTTATAAAGATATTCCTTTTTTTTATGAAGGATTAGCAGAAGTAAGAACAGCAGAAAACGATGGCAAATGGGGCTATATCAATGAAAACGGAGAAACAGTTGTTGATTTTATCTATGATGAGGCAAAATATTTTTCAGAAGGTTTAGGAGCAGTAAGAAAAGGAAACGATTGGTCTTTTATTGACAAAACAGGAAAAGAGGTTTTTAAATCTCCTTATCCTATTTATGAACCTTTTGTAGATGGCTTGTCAAAAGTATATCAAGACGACCTTTTTGGTATGATAGATAGAAATGGAAAACTTGTTGTCCCAATTATTTATCAAGAAATAGAAAGTTTTGAAAATGGAATTGCTCAAGTAAAGAAAGACAATCACTGGGGCATTATCAATAAAAAAGGCGAAATCATTACCCCTTTAGAATACGATGAAATAAATCGTATCACTAATCAGCTTGCTTGGGTAAGAAAACTCAACAAGTATGGGTTTATGGGAGAAAGTGGAAAAGTAATAGTTCCGACCCAATACGACGAAGTAGATATTTTTTATAAGAACAATCTTATTTTAGTCAGAAAAAATAAATATTGGGGAGCTATCAGCCCAATGGGAAAAGTATTACAAGAGCCTATCTATGAAAAAATAGAACAGTTGAGCAACGATTATTTAAAAGTCCACCTCAATGGAAAAGTAGGTTTGATGAACTCTGATGGAAAAATTACAGTTCCTGTTACCTATAACGAAATAGGTCAATTTTTCAGAGGAAAAGCGATTGCTCGTATCAATGGAAATTTTGGGATTATCAGAAGAGAAGGCAAACCACTTTCTAAATTCAAATGGAATTATATTTATCCTTATTCAGATGGTTTTGCGCTTGCCAAATACCACGACGGAACATATACTTACCTCAATGAAAAGGGGAAAAATCTAAAGCAAAAATTTGAAGATGCAAAACCTTTTTCTTCAAGGTTTGCAGCCGTAAAAGAAAATGGAAAGTGGGGTTTTATAGATACAAAAGGAAAATGGCTCATAGAACCAAATTATAAAATGGTAGAATCTTTCCAAAACGGTCTTGCTCTTGCCTTAGAAAATACTGCTGATGAAAGTAAGAAAACTAAATATGGTTATTTGGCAGCTGATGGAAGTTGGGTAATTGCACCCAGTTTTGAAGAAGCCTACTCATTTTCAGAAGGGTTTGCAGCCGTAAAAAAAGATGGAAAATGGGGATATATTTCCATTAGTGGAAATCCATTTATAGAATTTAACTATGCCAATGCTCTTCCTTTTTTAGACGAACAAGGCTGGGTAAAATACGGAGACGACTGGCAAGCCATTGATAAATTTGGTAACCGTTATTTACAAGTAGCTTCGGCTTCAGATATTTTCATCGATATAGATGAAATTCCTTTTATGTGGACAGAAGACGAAACCAATGGAAAAATGGGGCTGCATGTAGATAATGAAAACGTAATGCCGTTTGCCTATGATAGAATTAGCTCAACTGTGGGTAGAAATAGAATTTTTTTGGAGCGAAATGGTAAATGGAACTACTTAAACGCAAAAAATCAGATTGTTCAATATAATTTCGATGATGTAGATTATATGCTGATGGCAAACAATGCTATTATGAAAAAAGTAAAAAAAGAAGGAAAATATGGCTTTTTTAATACAAAAACTGAAAAAATAGAAATTCCAATAGAATACGATAATGCAGAATCCTTCTTTTATATTTATCCTACAAGTTCTGGTTTTGGAGAAGATGTAGAACCCCTTGCAGGATATGCAAAAGTAGAACGTAATGGCAAATGGGGAATTATTGATATGGAAGGAGAAATGCTCATTCCTATTGTATATGACCAAATAGATAATTTTTCAGAAGGGTATGCAAAAGTTATCTTAAATGGCAAACATGGTTATGTCAGTACAGATGCAAAAGTGATACTGCCTATTGAATTTGAACATGCTGGAGATTTTAAAAATGGAAAAGCAGAAGTAAAGAAAAATGGAAAGTGGGGAATGATAAATCATAAAGGGGAAGAAATTGTGCCGATAAAATACGAACAAATTCGTTTTACCAACAATGATAATATCATAATTATTGCTGAAAAAACAGATGATAGATTGGAATATGGATTTATAGATTTACGCACAAATGGTGAGCAAAAAATCAATACCAACCGTTACTCGTCTGTCAGTTCTGTCTTTATTAGTGGTCTTTTAGAAGTAGCTGCTAATGGAAAAAAGGGATTTGTCAATCAAGACGGAGAAGAAGTTATCAGTACAGAATATGATGATGTAGGTACGACAGAAGAAGAACCTATTGCTGTCAGAAAAGGCGAAAAGTGGGGATATGTAAACCGAGCAGGAAAAATAGTAATTCCATTTGTTTATGATTATGCTGAAGGTTTTGGAACAACAGGGCAAGCTCTTGTAGAAAAAGATGGAGAACGCTATTACATCAATAAAAGTGGACGACGAGAAGCACAGAAAAATGAGTTAGATTTCTTTGATGAAAGCGATACAGACTGGTAA
- the folB gene encoding dihydroneopterin aldolase — MGKIALEELEFFAKHGVHKEERIIGNRYRIDVEVDADLEKASKSDKVKDTVDYGHLYKIVEREVNTPAKLLEHLAGNILNGILEEIPKVDSAKVVVHKYNAPIGGVCKWSKVTLERERNKKKWIEE; from the coding sequence ATGGGAAAAATAGCTTTAGAAGAATTGGAGTTTTTTGCAAAGCACGGTGTGCATAAAGAAGAACGCATTATTGGCAATCGTTATCGTATTGATGTTGAAGTAGATGCAGACTTAGAGAAAGCCTCAAAAAGTGATAAAGTGAAAGATACTGTGGACTATGGACATCTATATAAAATAGTAGAGCGAGAGGTAAATACACCAGCAAAGCTTTTAGAGCATTTGGCAGGAAATATTTTAAATGGGATTTTAGAAGAAATTCCGAAAGTTGATAGTGCAAAAGTAGTCGTACACAAATACAATGCTCCCATCGGAGGAGTTTGCAAATGGTCTAAAGTAACATTGGAAAGAGAGAGAAATAAAAAGAAATGGATAGAAGAGTAA
- a CDS encoding DUF1801 domain-containing protein: MQESEAVSQYIFRQENFQNELFYVRKIISKNLSDIEESIKWGIPFYNYKEKPLLYLHPKEQLIIGFMDGMHLEDEDNLFAMKSFSLKRIRHVYFPIVNEENIEKLTDEELELLNETSEEFEERFCKMLKKAADFIENKRMK; this comes from the coding sequence ATGCAAGAGTCAGAAGCCGTCAGCCAGTATATTTTCAGACAAGAAAATTTTCAAAACGAACTTTTTTATGTGCGTAAAATCATCTCTAAAAACCTTTCTGACATAGAGGAGTCTATAAAATGGGGCATTCCATTTTATAATTACAAAGAAAAACCATTACTTTATCTCCATCCTAAAGAACAACTAATTATTGGCTTTATGGATGGCATGCACTTAGAAGATGAAGATAATCTCTTTGCTATGAAATCTTTTTCACTCAAGCGTATTCGCCACGTTTATTTTCCGATAGTCAATGAAGAAAATATAGAAAAACTAACAGACGAAGAGCTAGAACTCCTAAATGAAACAAGTGAAGAATTTGAAGAACGGTTTTGTAAAATGCTAAAAAAAGCTGCTGATTTTATTGAAAATAAAAGAATGAAATAG
- the msrA gene encoding peptide-methionine (S)-S-oxide reductase MsrA produces MNNKAIFPFTVLCLISLLFVFSSACSPKQKAHAKDSMDSTQDKVNTKNTTMSNQNLEKATFGAGCFWCIEAVFQRLEGVDTVISGYTGGQTENPTYKEICTGTTGHAEVAQITYNPEIISFDELLEVFWATHDPTTLNRQGNDIGTQYRSAVFYHNEEQKEKAEFYMKRLTEEKVFDRPIVTEITPLGKFYEAENYHQNYYNNNKTQGYCAFIISPKVEKLKKVFPKKLKKEYAK; encoded by the coding sequence ATGAATAACAAAGCTATATTTCCTTTTACTGTCTTATGTCTGATAAGTTTGTTGTTTGTTTTTTCAAGTGCCTGTTCTCCAAAACAAAAAGCACATGCAAAAGATTCTATGGACTCAACTCAAGATAAAGTAAATACAAAAAATACAACTATGTCAAATCAAAATTTAGAAAAAGCGACTTTTGGAGCAGGATGCTTTTGGTGTATAGAAGCTGTTTTTCAGCGTTTGGAGGGTGTAGATACAGTTATTTCTGGCTATACAGGAGGGCAAACTGAAAATCCGACCTACAAAGAAATCTGTACAGGTACGACAGGACACGCCGAAGTAGCACAGATTACATACAACCCAGAAATCATTTCTTTTGATGAGCTTTTAGAAGTTTTTTGGGCAACCCACGACCCAACAACCCTCAACAGACAAGGAAATGATATCGGAACACAATACCGTTCGGCTGTTTTTTATCATAATGAAGAGCAGAAAGAAAAGGCAGAGTTTTATATGAAAAGACTAACTGAAGAAAAGGTTTTTGATAGACCTATTGTTACGGAAATTACGCCTTTGGGAAAGTTTTATGAAGCTGAAAATTATCATCAAAACTATTATAACAATAACAAAACACAAGGGTATTGTGCTTTTATTATCAGTCCAAAAGTCGAAAAACTCAAAAAAGTATTTCCTAAAAAGCTCAAAAAGGAATATGCAAAGTAA